A part of Miscanthus floridulus cultivar M001 chromosome 6, ASM1932011v1, whole genome shotgun sequence genomic DNA contains:
- the LOC136460303 gene encoding uncharacterized mitochondrial protein AtMg00820-like, giving the protein MASTLTLDVAAVPHPMVTRACVGMFKLNPRYAATATTTMISPIPRTVNQALKDPNWHSAMQLEFDALLDNNTWELIPRPPSTHMVSGKWIFCHKYKEDSTFDRYKARWVVCGFTQCVGIDYGDTYSPIVKPAMVRTVLTLAAQHRWHVHQLDVNNAFFHGIPDEQVHA; this is encoded by the coding sequence ATGGCCTCCACCCTGACTCTAGATGTCGCCGCCGTGCCTCACCCAATGGTCACTAGGGCATGCGTGGGGATGTTCAAACTGAACCCACGATACGCTGCTACTGCCACAACGACGATGATCTCTCCGATCCCGCGCACGGTGAACCAAGCTCTTAAGGACCCTAATTGGCATTCAGCAATGCAATTAGAATTCGATGCACTGCTCGACAACAATACGTGGGAGCTCATTCCTCGGCCTCCTAGCACCCACATGGTCAGTGGCAAATGGATCTTTTGTCACAAGTACAAGGAGGATAGCACCTTCGACCGCTACAAGGCAAGATGGGTGGTTTGTGGGTTCACGCAATGCGTCGGCATCGACTACGGCGACACGTACAGCCCCATCGTCAAGCCAGCTATGGTACGCACGGTGCTCACCCTCGCGGCCCAACACAGGTGGCATGTCCACCAACTTGACGTCAACAATGCTTTTTTTCACGGCATCCCCGATGAACAAGTGCATGCATGA